The genomic region TCATATATTTAGGTAGGGCACGATAAAAATATAATAAGATAAAGAACCCTACAAATACGCTTGAAATCATTTGTAAGTTTTGAAATGGAGCATAGCCCATATCGATTAGAGTTAATAAAAGCTTTTCACCATGTGTAAGGGTGTAAAGTGCACCAGCAAAGCAAAAGAGGGCAAAATAAAGCTGCTCAATGCCTAGCCTAGAATAAAGGTAGGAGCCTAAAAAATAAATAAACATTGTTAAAAATGCTGCCATTGTGACAAGGTCATAGAAAAGCGCCGCTTCACGCAGCTTCATAATGCTCATCTGGCCTCCTAAAAACAGCGAACTGACAATCCCTCCACCTGGTACATAATCAAAATTGGCTACATGTAAAAGCAATTCGAGCTCCTGTTGATTAGGTGAAAAATAGGCTGTATAAGGTGTGTTATGTGGTATATAGCCGCTATCTTCCGCAGGCTCTCCGCTTTGCCCAATGCGTTTCCCATTTATATAGAGTGTGTTCGACATGCGGATGGTGCTCGTTTTAACTCCTAAAATTTCCTCATAATCACTAATTAAAATTTTAAGTCGAAAAGTCCCGCTTGCAAAAGACGGTAATTCCTGCCCATCAACAGTATAGTTAGTCCAAATAGAAGGGACATCAACTACATAGCTTTCATACGTATCAAACAATGAGCTATCGATCAATTGATTAGGAATAAACTCCCATTCTCCATCTAGCTTTATAGGTGCATTATCGCGAAATGTATAATGTCGCAAGTCCATCACACCTTTAGTCGCTTGAGGTCCGTCCGTATTTGGTTGGGTAAATAAATAGACAACACTAGCTATTCCTAGTAAAGCAATAACAATAGCAAATAACAACAATATTTTTTTCATCTTGAAAATCCTTTCAGCATTGAATTTTCTCACTGATTGAACACTGTTTTAGTTGGATTATACTAGATAGCTCGACCTATTAAAACAAGATTTCTTCTAAAAATCTAAGATGAATGTTAAGAAATCTTAACGCTACAAAAATACATGATTCTTTTATACTAGATAGAACGAGATATACAAAAAAAGGAGAATCACGGATGATAAAAAAATGGAGCAGCATTTTTATAATTACAATACTTATTTGGTCGCAGTTGGGGTTAGTGTCTTCGAAGGCCGATGGAGGATTTTTAACAATGACAAATCCAGATGACACATTAACTATTATCGGTTATGCTGGGCAACTTCCATCAGAGGATTTGGTTATTCCTGAGATGCTTTTTGCCGACAATATCGAAAAAAGAGTAACCGCTATAGGGATTGGAGCATTTATATCGAGAGGTATAAAAAGTGTTACCATTCCTTCTTCTGTTGAAACGATAGGAAATAGTGCCTTTCAAATGAATAATATAGAATCAGTCCATTTCGAACTAGGGTCTAATTTAAAGAGAATAGGGAATGAGGCGTTTGCAAGTGCCATTGGTAATGATTTCAATAAAATAACGAATATAATTATTCCTGCGAGTGTTACCGATATAGGAACTGGTGCTTTTATAGCAAATAAACTAACAGCCGTTGAATTTGAAGAAGGAAGTCTTATTGAAAATATAGGAGACTTTGCTTTTGGAATGAATGAAATTGAAAGTATTATATTTCCATCTAGCTTGAAAGTAATAAATGTAGGTGCTTTTCATTCTAACAATTTAAATAAAATTGAATTTAAAGAACCAATGACTTCAATTACAGTTGGAGTAGATGCCTTTAAATTCCAAGGGGGTGTTGACCAACCTATTTGGTATGTGAATGGAAACCCGTCAATTCCTTGGGATCAACTAAGTGTCACAACAGCACTAAAACTTTATACGACAGCACAACCGACATATGAAATAACATTTGAAACAAATGGTGGAAGTGTAATCGCAAATGAAACAGTAATGAGTGGAGAGCTTGTAGCTAAACCAGCTAATCCGACAAAAGATAGTTATTTATTTGAAGGTTGGTATAAGGATGAGCAATTACAAATTCCTTGGAATTTTGCGCTTGACCGAGTAACAGAAAATATTACGCTATATGCAGGCTGGACATCGCCTAGTCCATTCACTACTTCCGACAATGGTGATGGCACAGTAACAATTACAGGCTACATAGGTCAAATACCTACGGATTTAGTTATTCCTGCGCAAATTAATGGTCAAGATGTGATAGCCATCGGGGGAAATAACACATTTATGAATGTTTTTTCTAATAAAGGATTGACAAGTGTCATCATTCCAGAAGGAGTTCAGGAAATCGGGACAGCTGCCTTTAGAGGGAATAATTTAACGACTTTAATTATACCATCAACAATTAAAAAAATCGGTACTTCCGCATTTGAAAAAAACCAGTTACTGAATGTAGAAATAATGAATGGTGTGCAAGAACTTGGAAATAACTCGTTTTTAATGAACAATCTAACAAATATTTCGATTCCTAGCTCTGTAAAGATTATTAAAGGAGCCGCCTTCGCTGTAAATGAGTTAACATATGTGGATATTGCTGAAGGGGTAGAAAAGATCGAAACGAATGCTTTTCATACTAATAAATTAATAACTTTAGTAATCCCATCTACAGTAATCGAAATTCAGGGAACGGCCTTTGGTCAGAATAATTTAGAGCAAGTGGAATTTAAAGGTGCTGTCACTACAATTGGAGAAACGGCTTTTAATCAACAAATATTAAATCAACCATTTACAGGCTGGTACAAAGACGATTCACTACAAGTGCCATGGGACGGAACGGTAGCAAGTCCAATGACAATTTACTCTAAACAATTAACAGCACCGAGTCCATTCATTACCTCAGACAATGGTGATGGCACAGTAACGATTACAGGTTATACGGGGCAAGTGCCAGCAAACTTAGTGATTCCTCCACAAATCAATGGCAAGCCTGTGACCATTATTGGTATAACTGCTTTTATGCAAAAAGGCTTGACGAGTGTTGTTATCCCAGAAGGGGTACGAGAAATAAAAGTATCCGCTTTTTCAGGGAATCATTTAACAAGTATTACGATACCATCTACAATGCAAAAAATTGCTGATACAGTATTTAAAGGCAATAGTTTAGGACAGGTCGAGTTTAAGGGAGCTGTAACTACGATAAATGGTACAGCCTTTGGCGGACAAATGGTAACACCGGAGTTTACAGGCTGGTATACAAATCGCACTATGCAACCATCTGCATTATGGGATGGGACTGTATCACAGGCAATGACAATTTATTCTGTAGGTTTCCCAAAGTATATCATTACATTCAATTCAAATGGTGGTACTAATGTAGAGCCAAAAACTGTAACACAAGGTGAAGGTATCGCAGCACCTACAGCTCCAACGAGAGCAGGTTATACATTTGCGGGCTGGTACAAAGAGCCGACATTCCAAACGGCTTGGAATTTTGCAACAGACAAAGTGACAGCAAATATAACGCTTTATGCAAAGTGGAATGTTGCATCACCAAATGTAACAGCGCCATCTACACCAAGCACAGCACCAGCGCCATCTACATCAAACCAAATTACGGTAAATGTAGTCGATGCGAGCAACCCAGATGAGGTACTTGTGCAAACGGTGATTAATCGTGATAGCAGTGGGGATGTAGTAAAAGATACAGTGAAATTTACAGCGACAAATGCTAGTGAGTCAATTGAAAAATTAGCGAATCAAGAAAACAAGAAATCACGTATCGTGATTCCAGATGAACAATTGCAAGTAAGCGAAACAACAATTGATATTGCACAAGAGGCAGCACAACTATTAGCGGAAGGACAAACGAGCTTAGGCATTGATATGGAAGTAGTGAAATTAGACATTCCTGCTACATCTTTATTGGATTTTGATAGAGACCTTTATTTCCGCATTATTCCTGTAAAATCAATTGAGACTAAACAACAGCTAGAAGAACGTGCAAAAACAGGGCAAGCAGTACAACAACTTGCAGGTAACACAATAGTGACATTGCTTGGTCAACCAATGACGATTGAAACAAATATGCAAAACCGTCCTGTGACATTAACATTGCCATTACCAAATGATGTGACACAGGAGCAGCTAGATAATTTAGCGGTGTATATCGAGCATAGTGATGGTACGAAGGAAGTAGTACGCGGACATATCGTAGCATTTAAAGAAGGTGTGCGTGGCATTCAATTTGAAGTAACGAAGTTTTCAACATTCTCGATTTTATATATGCCACAAGAACAAATAGACGAACAGCCAAATGAGGAGCAATTTGTTTCAAAACCATATATTCGAGGCTATGCAGATGGAACATTCCGTCCGAATGCATCTGTAACAAGAGCGCAAATGGCAAGTATGCTAGCGCGCTACTTAACAAATAATGAAATTCCAGAAGTACAAGCAAGCTTCACCGACACAACAAAGCATGGGGCAAAGGATGCGATTGAATATGTAAAAGCACAAGGCTTGTTCCAAGGTACAACAGCTACAATATTCAATCCAAATGGAACAATTACACGCGCGCAAATGGCAGCAGTAGTAGTACGCTGGATGGAACAGCAAGGTGAAGAATTAGCGTCTAATACAACTTTGTCATTCACAGATGTTAAAGCAAATCACTGGGCAACTGAACAGATTGCTAAAGTGAATGCATTAGGCATTATGACAGGTACAAGCGATACAACCTTTAACCCTGAAGGTGCCTTAACAAGAGCACAAGCAGTTAAAGTATTGAATCAATTGTTTGAACGTGAAGTACAAACAAGCACTCAATCGCCATTATTCATAGATGTGACACCAGTACATTGGGCGTTTGACGATATTCAAGCAGCAGCACAATAGTAATAGATAAATAAAAGTTCACCAACTGGGAATAAAGGTTGGTGGACTTTTTTCTTGCATGAACATTAAGAAATCTTAACGCCAAGAGTATTCATACTTCTTTTATACTAAATAT from Metasolibacillus fluoroglycofenilyticus harbors:
- a CDS encoding leucine-rich repeat protein; its protein translation is MIKKWSSIFIITILIWSQLGLVSSKADGGFLTMTNPDDTLTIIGYAGQLPSEDLVIPEMLFADNIEKRVTAIGIGAFISRGIKSVTIPSSVETIGNSAFQMNNIESVHFELGSNLKRIGNEAFASAIGNDFNKITNIIIPASVTDIGTGAFIANKLTAVEFEEGSLIENIGDFAFGMNEIESIIFPSSLKVINVGAFHSNNLNKIEFKEPMTSITVGVDAFKFQGGVDQPIWYVNGNPSIPWDQLSVTTALKLYTTAQPTYEITFETNGGSVIANETVMSGELVAKPANPTKDSYLFEGWYKDEQLQIPWNFALDRVTENITLYAGWTSPSPFTTSDNGDGTVTITGYIGQIPTDLVIPAQINGQDVIAIGGNNTFMNVFSNKGLTSVIIPEGVQEIGTAAFRGNNLTTLIIPSTIKKIGTSAFEKNQLLNVEIMNGVQELGNNSFLMNNLTNISIPSSVKIIKGAAFAVNELTYVDIAEGVEKIETNAFHTNKLITLVIPSTVIEIQGTAFGQNNLEQVEFKGAVTTIGETAFNQQILNQPFTGWYKDDSLQVPWDGTVASPMTIYSKQLTAPSPFITSDNGDGTVTITGYTGQVPANLVIPPQINGKPVTIIGITAFMQKGLTSVVIPEGVREIKVSAFSGNHLTSITIPSTMQKIADTVFKGNSLGQVEFKGAVTTINGTAFGGQMVTPEFTGWYTNRTMQPSALWDGTVSQAMTIYSVGFPKYIITFNSNGGTNVEPKTVTQGEGIAAPTAPTRAGYTFAGWYKEPTFQTAWNFATDKVTANITLYAKWNVASPNVTAPSTPSTAPAPSTSNQITVNVVDASNPDEVLVQTVINRDSSGDVVKDTVKFTATNASESIEKLANQENKKSRIVIPDEQLQVSETTIDIAQEAAQLLAEGQTSLGIDMEVVKLDIPATSLLDFDRDLYFRIIPVKSIETKQQLEERAKTGQAVQQLAGNTIVTLLGQPMTIETNMQNRPVTLTLPLPNDVTQEQLDNLAVYIEHSDGTKEVVRGHIVAFKEGVRGIQFEVTKFSTFSILYMPQEQIDEQPNEEQFVSKPYIRGYADGTFRPNASVTRAQMASMLARYLTNNEIPEVQASFTDTTKHGAKDAIEYVKAQGLFQGTTATIFNPNGTITRAQMAAVVVRWMEQQGEELASNTTLSFTDVKANHWATEQIAKVNALGIMTGTSDTTFNPEGALTRAQAVKVLNQLFEREVQTSTQSPLFIDVTPVHWAFDDIQAAAQ